From the Thermanaerothrix sp. genome, the window GGCAGCTCCGTCCTCAAGGACTGGATCCTGCGATACCCACTGCAGGTCTACTCCAACGCCCTCAAGAACGACTCCTGTAGCAGCATGGAGGATCCCAACATCACGCTGCTCAACATCCTAAGGGCCGTCAGGTTCCAGGCCTGGATGGAGCGCATATTGCGGATCACAAGGAACAGCCTGCCCGGAGGCATGTAGAAAGAGCGGAGGGGCCTAAGGGGAGACCAACGGCCTTACTCGGGGCTGTATCTTCTCCCCCTTGGCCTCTTGCCACGCCTTCCTTCGGCCCCCTTGGGGCCGACGACATCCCGTGGAATCTCCTCACAGGCCTTTCCCTGGGCTTTGAAATCCAGGGGCTTCTTCATGGGGCCTTGCGGGGGTATCAGGCAGCGGGGGCCAAAGCCCACCAGATCCTCCCTTCCCACCGCCCTCAAGGCCTCCTCCACCAGCGAGCGGTTCTCCTCCTTCCAGTACTGGGCCAGGGCCCGCTGGAGGCGCCGCTCACGCCCCTTGGGGACGTGGACCCTTCGGCCCGTCATGGGGTCCATGCCGGTGGCGTACATGCAGGTGGACCGGGTCATGGGCGTGGGGGTGAAGTCCTGCACCTCCCTGGGCCTTATGCCAAGCCTCTTGAAACGCACCGCCATCTCCACCGCGTCCTCCAGCGTGCAGCCCGGGTGGGATGTCATTATGTAGTGCACCAGGAAGAGCCTTCCGCCGGAAACCCTTCCGAAGGCCTCCATGAACCTAAGGAGCGTCTCAAAGCCCGGTTTGTTCATGAGGGCCGTCACCGAATCGCACAGGTGCTCCGGGGCTATCCGCATCTGGCCGCTGACGTGATGTTCGCACAGCTCCCTCAGGTACTCCGGCCGATCCATCAGAAGGTAGTCGTACCGCACCCCGGAGCGCACGAACACCTTCTTTATCCCCTTCATGGACCTTATGGCCCTCAAGGCCTCAAAGTAGTCCTCGTGGTGGGGCCGCAGGTTCGGGCAGGGGCGGGCCCCAAGGCAGGACCTGTCCCGGCAGACCCCTTGGCTTTCGGCCTTGGGGCACGGCATCCGATGGAAGTTGGCGGAGGGGCCTCCAACGTCGCTCACTATGCCCTTAAAATCCGGCGACTCCAGGAACCGCTCCACCTCCTCCACCATGGACATCAAGCTCCTGGCCTGCAGGTCCTTGCCCTGGTGCATGCCTATGGCGCAGAAGGAACAGTCCCCTATGCAGCCCCGGTGGGCGGTCACGCTAAACCGAACCTCCTCCAGGGCGGGGATGCGGGAACCGTGATACCTGGGATGGGGGAGGTACGTAAAGGGAAGGGAGTAAACCCGGTCCAGCTCCTCCTGGGACAACGGCATGGGAGGGGGGTTCTGAAGCAGTATGCCTGGGTTCTGGCACTGAACCAATGGGCGGCCCCGGAAGGGGTCGTTGTTGAGGTACGCAAGGCGGAAGGCCTCGCAGTGGGACTTAGGGCTGGATTTCACCTCGTCGAAGGACGGTATCACAAGCCCCTCCTTGGGTATCTGATCCTCCCTTATCCTCACGCAGGTGCCCTTGACGTCCCTCATCTCCCCCGGGGACTGGCCGGCGGCGAGCCGCTCCGCCAGCTCCTTCAGCGGACGCTCCCCCATGCCGTAAACCAATATGTCCGCCTTGGAGTCCATGAGGACCGAGCGCCTCACCTGGTCGGTCCAGTAAT encodes:
- a CDS encoding YgiQ family radical SAM protein; protein product: MAYGANASKGRKGKEGLRFLPATPQEVARLGWDSPDFLLITADAYVDHPSFGHAVVGRWLEALGFKVAVAPQPRWDSPEELSAYGRPKLAVLISGGNVDSMVANYTSERHRRSKDLYSPDGVPGLRPDRAVIVYSNLARRAFKGVPVIIGGIEASLRRLAHYDYWTDQVRRSVLMDSKADILVYGMGERPLKELAERLAAGQSPGEMRDVKGTCVRIREDQIPKEGLVIPSFDEVKSSPKSHCEAFRLAYLNNDPFRGRPLVQCQNPGILLQNPPPMPLSQEELDRVYSLPFTYLPHPRYHGSRIPALEEVRFSVTAHRGCIGDCSFCAIGMHQGKDLQARSLMSMVEEVERFLESPDFKGIVSDVGGPSANFHRMPCPKAESQGVCRDRSCLGARPCPNLRPHHEDYFEALRAIRSMKGIKKVFVRSGVRYDYLLMDRPEYLRELCEHHVSGQMRIAPEHLCDSVTALMNKPGFETLLRFMEAFGRVSGGRLFLVHYIMTSHPGCTLEDAVEMAVRFKRLGIRPREVQDFTPTPMTRSTCMYATGMDPMTGRRVHVPKGRERRLQRALAQYWKEENRSLVEEALRAVGREDLVGFGPRCLIPPQGPMKKPLDFKAQGKACEEIPRDVVGPKGAEGRRGKRPRGRRYSPE